The Cicer arietinum cultivar CDC Frontier isolate Library 1 chromosome 1, Cicar.CDCFrontier_v2.0, whole genome shotgun sequence genome contains the following window.
tacataaaataaaaactaaaccaTACAATCATATTGACATCACAAGACTTAGAAACAATAActatgtttttgaaaaaattcagTCTTGACAATTGGCGCTTTGCAACAACATCAATACATTCCACTATAAGGAActtatttattctttaattgTTGCCTACATTGCTGAACGGTAAATATTGCTCGATCTAAAACTATTAAACAAAATTTGTCAGACAGTGGAAACAAATGTAACCTGTGAACTTTGAAGCATAATAGCCGGCTGTTGCTTTGGAAACTGAGCTGGAATTAGGAAGTGTACctaaataagtaaaattgtCAGAACTTTGGTCAAGTGCATAGATCTGACAACTAGTGGAACCTATGAAATGAAGAAAAACATCCAATAAAAGATATCAGCATCAGCCTTGGAACATAAAACTACTTGGAAGACTAAATTTAACCATATAATTATCTCTGTACTACTTGTTGGAAGACCAACCCAGAAACActgattaaaataatacaatttggCATAAATGATACTCTCAGAGGTTGAGAGTAATTACGTCTGGTTTCTTTCTCCATTGCTTGCAAATACTAAATGCAATCCCCTTCCTATTAGGGTGTATTGGAAAGCAAAGAGTAAAGTGTAATTGCAAATTTCTAACACACATCCTACTTCTCTCCTTCTCTCTCCCTAGTGAATTTTCATGGTTTTACCAAGAATCCATGACTTAGCAACATGTTTCTATCAACAAACCAGAAATTATAAATTAGGGATTTGACGACTGGATTAATGAATTCTGATTCCTGAGCATCCAACCACCAAAGTTGAACGAGTTTCCATGTCCTACTAGTAGTAGGACAGCCTCTCATTTTATAGGGAATCTATGATAGTGATAATATAATACTCCTATCTAGTATAGTGCACCACGCTACTGTctctttagaaaaattatatattgaccataaaaacaaaaggaaaaaaatagacaacaaaatattatttttgccTAAAAAGCAAAAAATTGTTAATGTCCTTGCATTCTAATTTCTATTCCCTAAAACAGGTATATGATTGCAATTCCAATACTGCAGTAGTCAAAGACATCATCAGACCCTTAGAAAaaccaaaaatacttaaacacACTTGACttcctaaaataattaaacacacTTGACTTCCTAGTTCCTATGTTATAGCCATCAGTCAGAATGTGGGTCAACTGTTGGATCAAACAGAAAATAAGCCTAAAATATAGCTTGCGTGCTCTAGgagaaataagaaaataaatggtCAGATTTAATATTCCAAAAGCAAACTTATGTtccgaaaagaaaaaaaaagtaacgaGTGTCAAATATTACCAGAAATGTAAAAACTCCGGAAGCAGACAGAAAAGTTGCCTTTCTGCAAAAGACCTAGAAACAGGGAAATCATTAATTAGCAATTAACATGGAAACAAAGAATTCACAGCAATTTGAGAATAAGTGTCAAGGGTAGATACAGGATCAGCTTCAACTGGCCTTCCTAATGGAACAGCCAACGCTTCAATGAAGTGCCTTCTAACATCAATTAATGATACGGCTTCGAGGACCTAAGTTCatagtatatttatattaattggaACAAAAAAGAATAATGTTCTTGAAGCACTAGAAAGtgcatattaaattaatagacaACACGGTAAAGATAATTTCAGCTAACCTGTTTCTCAAGATATTCTTCCAGATTTGGAAGATATTCTGCCAAGCACCTTTGCATAATAGATCGACAACAAAAGCAGACACGCTATCAAAAACTATCCCAACCttgtaaatgtatttttttaggaCAAATAGAATAATCAACCTTCGAAAAGCTTACATCCCATCCAACCAAGAAGGAAGCTTGACATCATCAATGGAAAATAGGGTTTTCAACTCAGAAGAAGATACTAACTTCAAGCGAGGAGCTGAAGTGGAAGGCATATACTTTCTCCCAACAGGATATACAACCTAGGTTTAACATATCATAAGTAGTTTGTTTTGAAAGCAagtgaaaaattcaaaagaatctTAAAGAGAAAAGGAAACAACTTGTAAGTATATCTTCTGGGATTGTCTCCATGGACAGCCAGCAACCATCTTGTTTATGTTCATGTCCAGTAGGGGCACAGCAAATTTAACCTCCTCTGACTACACTAAAATGTAACATCGAAGAAGTCAATAATATTGTTCAGAGGCTACATTTATTTGCCCAACCATCCACGAATAGATCATAGAAATATCAGCGCATCTTTTCTGAAGATATACCTTGTCAGCACAAGAACTCATATGCATTTCTAGTCCCTGCAGCAAacgttttaaattaaattaaaggccAATCTTACCAACTAAACAAAGTTAGATCCAaaattcaaagttcaaacatGTGCTTTCCAATTCACAGCCAGAGGTGGAAAGGCTCACACTGGCACATGCTAATCCACAGTCAGATGTGCTTTTCATCCTTCAACGAAACTTTACACTAGTTTTGTGAAATTTTACACGTTTTGTTATTTTCCAAACCCGTGTATGTTTTTTTAAGCACAAAAAATAACTACTATATATAACACAACGATCAAAAGTGGACGCATGTCAAACTCTCATTAATTGGTTTCCTGCTTAAATGCTTTTTCATTTCTTCAACGAAATTTGATGCTAGTTCAGTGATTTTTCCCAAGTAATGTAAACGCAGGTAGTTGACAAGTAAGGCaatgagttaaaaaaatattcgaAAAAGAAATTACCTCTCTTGAAACAATAGTGCTGACTTCAAATTTCAACCGATCATCATCGACTTCTCCAACACGCTTCGCTTGATACAGCACATATTGATCCCTATAAAACATCAATGCAAAatcaccatatatatatatatatatatatatatatatattcatttaccCAAACCACAAAAAGGCCTATTTGAATCAGCATATTTGAGCTTATATACCGGTATAAGCACTTGTGAACTGATTAGAAATGCTTAtggaaacaacttatgacatatCCATAGgctgttttcagcttatttcaTTAACTCTTGTGagataatttatgaaaacagcAGCATATTTGAAATCAGGAGAGTAACAAATGAAAGaacttttataactaaaaaGTGAAAGCAATCATGCTTAGTCATTGATCAAATCATGAATGActaaaattagaacaaaaaatCATGTGACCTTTTTAAGTGGTCATGTGACACTTAAATAACATTCAATCATGACCATCATATATAGTTGTATGGTTCAGATTTAGTCTCTCACCCTCTCATATTAAATCGTCTCTCACTTGGTACATCCCAATATAAAACCATTTTAACTTGATTTCATCTTTTGTTATGGAAATAACAACAAAGGCATTTGTACGATAAGCCTTTATACTATAATATAAGCTCTAAATAAGTTATTAAGTTGTTTGTCCCTCCAAACAGGACAAGTGCACAGAAAGTGTAGTTACCTCAAGTATTGAATAAGAGTCAAGAGACGCGTGGGGTCTTTGTAATTCCAATCAGATAGTAAAGAGATGTTATTAGGTTCAACAGATTGAGTCATATGAAATGGATGAAAATGTTCGTCTTCAGGGCCGAAAATAACATCGGGTGCAGTTGTAGGAGATTCAACATCGTATATAATATCCCCTGAAACAGAGAAAATTAGAAAACCC
Protein-coding sequences here:
- the LOC101490421 gene encoding uncharacterized protein isoform X2, which encodes MGAGTENIPPFIGGQLSHLLSNSRLTLKVDHMWSSDKYNSGIIDRFTLLIPYCLDFIKWDIIYDVESPTTAPDVIFGPEDEHFHPFHMTQSVEPNNISLLSDWNYKDPTRLLTLIQYLRDQYVLYQAKRVGEVDDDRLKFEVSTIVSREGLEMHMSSCADKSEEVKFAVPLLDMNINKMVAGCPWRQSQKIYLQVVYPVGRKYMPSTSAPRLKLVSSSELKTLFSIDDVKLPSWLDGMCLAEYLPNLEEYLEKQVLEAVSLIDVRRHFIEALAVPLGRPVEADPVFCRKATFLSASGVFTFLVHFLIPAQFPKQQPAIMLQSSQHFTSQMAPMKSRLTSDYPWSPRWEQSLMAERICEFLADEALNFKRQCSEGQVQL
- the LOC101490421 gene encoding uncharacterized protein isoform X1, translated to MGAGTENIPPFIGGQLSHLLSNSRLTLKGLQVDHMWSSDKYNSGIIDRFTLLIPYCLDFIKWDIIYDVESPTTAPDVIFGPEDEHFHPFHMTQSVEPNNISLLSDWNYKDPTRLLTLIQYLRDQYVLYQAKRVGEVDDDRLKFEVSTIVSREGLEMHMSSCADKSEEVKFAVPLLDMNINKMVAGCPWRQSQKIYLQVVYPVGRKYMPSTSAPRLKLVSSSELKTLFSIDDVKLPSWLDGMCLAEYLPNLEEYLEKQVLEAVSLIDVRRHFIEALAVPLGRPVEADPVFCRKATFLSASGVFTFLVHFLIPAQFPKQQPAIMLQSSQHFTSQMAPMKSRLTSDYPWSPRWEQSLMAERICEFLADEALNFKRQCSEGQVQL